The Methanothrix soehngenii GP6 genome has a window encoding:
- a CDS encoding cation-translocating P-type ATPase, producing the protein MASDANNNWHALSADRVLQKLDSTTRGLSTEEAARRYKAFGPNELEEGEKLSKLDILIEQVKNPLIAVLGLAAVISFMADKFIDAAVILAVILINTLLGFFKEYSAEEAILALRSQASAEARVLRDCPETGTCQEMRIKSQEVVVGDIILVEAGAKVPADSRIIEQANLELDESMLTGESVPARKMAEALQEDLITAEMDNIIFAGTVVTQGRCKAVVFATGMDTEMGKIAHQIARTEKAKTPLKRRTLDLSKKLMILALVASSLTLVVGFWRGFELIELFLFTLAMAVSAIPEGLPAAITVALAVGVSRMASRHAIIRKLDAVETLGSITAVCTDKTGTLTTNQMTVQKLFLAGRIVDVSGVGFQPKGDFELDGVPLKASEDKSLSMFLKIASLCNDASLKSHKEEEDRWEILGDPTEGALLVAAAKAGLDKSELEESHPRVDEIPFDPKNRYMSTFHRTGSAELLALLKGAPETILDMCSYVLDRGEVKELDQKRKEEFLKASSQMAAEALRVLALAYVTIKPEEVDEFKNKGPANLIFTGFSGMIDPPRPEAIRSVHLCKRAGIKVTMATGDHKITAQAIARDIGIYEEGSKVLTGSDLDDLSDEELDGLIQDTSVFARVSPKHKHRIVQSLQRKGHIVAMTGDGVNDAPALKAAEIGIAMGITGTDVTKETADMILTDDNFQSIVNAVEEGRVIFENIRKTVKYLISTNAGEILTILVALVFMAINVLIFTPVQILWVNLVTDGLLVVNLAMEPKEEDVMDQPPRNPKENIINMDIVKNVLFVAAFMAAGTLLVFTRELNGGDIHRAQTLGFTTLAMFQIFNALNCRSEDKSVFKIGLFSNKYLIGAIVASIALQLMATTLPFFQMALGTVALSLYDWAIIFAVSSTVFIADELRKLIKGKSLIRI; encoded by the coding sequence ATGGCGTCTGATGCTAATAATAACTGGCATGCATTAAGTGCTGACCGGGTTCTGCAAAAATTGGATAGCACCACCCGAGGCTTGAGTACAGAAGAGGCAGCCAGACGCTACAAGGCCTTTGGCCCCAATGAGCTGGAGGAAGGCGAGAAGCTGAGCAAGCTAGATATTCTCATCGAGCAGGTTAAAAATCCTCTCATTGCCGTGCTCGGCCTGGCGGCGGTCATCTCCTTCATGGCTGACAAATTCATAGATGCTGCAGTGATACTTGCGGTAATTCTCATCAACACATTGCTTGGGTTTTTTAAAGAATACAGCGCGGAAGAGGCCATCTTGGCCCTCAGATCCCAGGCATCAGCCGAAGCCCGGGTCTTGAGGGATTGCCCGGAGACGGGAACCTGCCAGGAGATGCGCATCAAATCCCAGGAGGTAGTGGTTGGGGATATAATTCTGGTAGAAGCGGGGGCAAAGGTCCCGGCAGACTCCAGGATCATAGAGCAGGCGAACTTGGAGCTGGACGAATCCATGCTTACCGGTGAATCGGTACCGGCGAGAAAGATGGCGGAAGCACTGCAGGAGGATCTGATCACTGCAGAGATGGACAATATCATCTTTGCGGGAACTGTGGTCACACAGGGAAGGTGCAAAGCGGTGGTCTTTGCCACCGGAATGGATACCGAGATGGGCAAGATCGCCCACCAGATAGCCAGAACGGAAAAGGCAAAGACTCCTCTCAAGAGGCGCACCCTGGACCTATCCAAGAAGCTGATGATCCTGGCTCTGGTCGCCAGCAGCCTGACCCTGGTAGTGGGCTTTTGGCGCGGATTTGAGCTGATTGAGCTCTTTCTCTTCACCCTGGCCATGGCGGTCTCGGCCATCCCCGAGGGCCTTCCTGCGGCCATAACCGTTGCTTTGGCTGTGGGTGTCAGCCGCATGGCCAGCCGGCATGCCATCATCCGCAAGCTGGATGCAGTGGAGACGCTGGGATCGATAACTGCGGTCTGCACTGACAAAACCGGTACCCTGACCACCAACCAGATGACGGTCCAGAAGCTCTTCCTGGCGGGCAGGATAGTCGATGTATCGGGGGTCGGATTTCAGCCGAAGGGCGATTTTGAGCTGGACGGAGTGCCGCTAAAAGCCTCAGAGGATAAAAGCCTGAGCATGTTCCTGAAGATCGCCTCCCTCTGCAATGATGCCTCCCTCAAGAGCCATAAGGAAGAAGAGGATCGATGGGAGATCCTGGGCGACCCGACTGAGGGCGCCCTGTTAGTGGCAGCGGCAAAAGCGGGCCTGGATAAGAGCGAGCTGGAGGAAAGCCATCCCCGGGTCGATGAGATCCCCTTTGATCCCAAGAACCGATACATGTCAACCTTCCACCGCACCGGCTCTGCTGAGCTGCTGGCATTGCTCAAAGGAGCGCCGGAGACCATCCTGGACATGTGCTCATATGTCCTGGATAGGGGAGAGGTAAAGGAGCTTGACCAGAAGAGAAAGGAAGAGTTCTTGAAGGCCAGTTCGCAGATGGCAGCAGAGGCTCTGCGCGTTTTGGCCCTGGCCTATGTCACCATTAAGCCGGAAGAGGTGGATGAATTCAAGAATAAGGGTCCAGCTAACCTGATATTCACCGGCTTTTCCGGAATGATCGATCCGCCCCGGCCGGAGGCCATAAGATCGGTTCATCTGTGCAAGAGGGCGGGGATCAAGGTGACCATGGCCACCGGGGATCATAAGATTACCGCACAGGCCATAGCCAGGGATATTGGGATCTATGAGGAAGGGTCGAAGGTCCTCACCGGCTCGGATTTGGATGATCTGAGCGATGAGGAGCTGGACGGTCTGATTCAGGATACCTCCGTCTTCGCCCGGGTATCACCCAAACATAAGCACCGCATAGTCCAATCCCTGCAGAGGAAGGGGCATATCGTAGCCATGACCGGAGACGGGGTCAACGATGCTCCTGCCCTCAAGGCGGCAGAGATCGGCATCGCCATGGGGATAACTGGAACCGATGTCACCAAAGAGACGGCGGACATGATCCTGACGGACGATAACTTCCAGAGCATAGTGAACGCAGTGGAGGAGGGCCGGGTAATCTTCGAGAATATCCGAAAGACAGTGAAGTATCTCATCAGCACCAATGCTGGTGAGATCCTCACCATCCTGGTGGCCCTGGTCTTCATGGCCATAAATGTGCTGATCTTCACCCCGGTGCAGATCCTATGGGTTAACCTGGTTACCGACGGGCTCTTAGTGGTGAATTTGGCCATGGAGCCTAAAGAAGAGGATGTGATGGACCAGCCGCCCAGAAACCCCAAGGAGAATATAATCAACATGGATATAGTTAAGAATGTGCTCTTCGTTGCCGCCTTTATGGCTGCGGGCACCCTCCTGGTGTTTACCAGGGAGCTTAACGGTGGAGATATACACCGCGCTCAGACCCTGGGCTTCACCACCCTGGCCATGTTCCAGATCTTCAATGCCCTCAACTGCCGGTCTGAAGACAAGTCCGTCTTCAAGATCGGCCTTTTCAGCAACAAATACTTGATCGGGGCAATAGTTGCATCGATAGCCCTGCAGCTGATGGCGACGACCCTGCCATTCTTCCAGATGGCTCTGGGAACGGTGGCCCTCTCGCTGTATGATTGGGCCATCATCTTCGCCGTCTCAAGCACGGTATTCATCGCCGACGAACTGAGGAAGCTGATAAAAGGGAAGAGTCTTATACGGATCTAG